One window of Burkholderia cepacia GG4 genomic DNA carries:
- a CDS encoding M20 aminoacylase family protein, whose product MPHTIIEAIRSELATFLALRRDLHANPELGFNEHRTAGVVGQTLRELDIEYHEGIGKTGIVGVIRGRGNTHARAIGLRADMDALPVLERTGLDHASRCDGKMHACGHDGHVAMLLAAASYLQRTRNFDGTVYLIFQPGEEGYNGALEMVTDGLFERFPIEQVYALHNWPDLPLGTISVPIGPVMAAADGFRICIHGKGGHGGVAPHLTVDPVLIAAHVVTALHSIVSRNVNPLEAGVISIGGIAGGNLAARSVIPEDVTIAGTVRSLKPEVRQVLEARLRETVEGIVRAFGGAVTIEYSAGVPATINSEPEARLAQLAAAELVGQDNVVHQPVPSLGGEDFSFMLLERPGAYVHLGTGDNEHCHGLHSAHFDFNDSAIPIGAALLARIAEMSIPMTL is encoded by the coding sequence ATGCCGCACACGATCATCGAAGCAATTCGCTCGGAACTCGCGACCTTTCTTGCACTCCGTCGCGATCTCCATGCCAACCCGGAACTGGGATTCAACGAGCATCGAACGGCCGGGGTGGTCGGCCAGACGCTTCGCGAACTCGACATCGAATATCACGAAGGTATCGGAAAAACCGGAATCGTCGGTGTCATCCGCGGGCGGGGGAACACCCACGCACGTGCCATCGGCCTTCGAGCGGATATGGATGCGTTGCCGGTTCTGGAGCGCACCGGGCTCGACCATGCGTCGCGATGCGATGGAAAAATGCATGCATGCGGGCACGATGGACACGTCGCCATGCTGCTGGCCGCCGCGAGCTACCTGCAGCGCACCCGCAACTTCGACGGCACTGTCTACCTGATTTTTCAACCGGGCGAGGAAGGATACAACGGCGCGCTGGAAATGGTCACGGACGGGCTCTTCGAGCGATTTCCGATCGAGCAGGTGTACGCGCTTCACAACTGGCCGGACCTGCCGCTCGGCACGATCTCCGTTCCGATCGGCCCGGTCATGGCCGCTGCGGACGGGTTCAGGATCTGCATCCACGGCAAGGGCGGACACGGCGGCGTCGCCCCTCACCTGACCGTGGATCCGGTACTCATCGCAGCGCACGTCGTCACCGCGCTCCATTCCATCGTCAGCAGGAACGTGAATCCGCTGGAGGCGGGCGTGATCAGCATCGGCGGGATTGCCGGGGGCAATCTTGCCGCCCGTAGCGTCATCCCGGAAGACGTGACGATCGCCGGTACGGTTCGTTCACTGAAGCCCGAAGTACGTCAGGTGCTCGAGGCCCGCCTGCGCGAAACCGTCGAAGGCATCGTTCGGGCATTCGGTGGCGCCGTCACCATCGAATACAGCGCGGGCGTCCCGGCCACCATCAACTCCGAACCGGAGGCCCGGCTTGCCCAACTGGCGGCAGCCGAGCTCGTTGGTCAGGATAACGTAGTTCATCAACCGGTTCCGAGCCTCGGCGGCGAGGACTTCTCATTCATGCTGCTCGAACGTCCGGGCGCCTACGTCCATCTGGGCACCGGGGACAACGAGCATTGCCACGGCCTTCACAGTGCCCATTTCGATTTCAACGATTCCGCGATCCCCATCGGCGCCGCGTTGCTCGCTCGAATCGCGGAGATGAGCATACCGATGACCCTGTAA
- a CDS encoding MFS transporter, whose translation MQLQQTKVTPRWLQVSAAIVGNALEWYDFGIYGTLAIIISQVFFPDAGLYSGLLLTTATYGAGFVTRPLGGIVIGIYADKRGRKAALQLIVALMAVSMLILVLTPSYATIGIAAPILVLVSRLLQGLASGGEFASATAYLVEAAPPHRKGLYGSWQMTGQAIAMLLGAVSALVLTSVFTKQQLLDGAWRIPFALGLVIAPVGWWIRRHLDETHEPTQARSAGTTLVLRELFSQFPRAIAAALLLTTSATAGVYVFISYMPTFLSRELHVPLSSSFTVQSIALVALTLMAPVTGWLSDRFGRKRVMLSTMIPFTILTYPMFHWVQSAPSLAHIVIIYVVLSIFFGGFLGPFTTALGEQFPAGIRSSGLAICYNLAVMVFGGFAPFNVTLLIHATGLPLAPVLYSVAGGVLGVVGCLLSTPPSAREQRDTALVVP comes from the coding sequence ATGCAGCTTCAGCAAACGAAGGTAACCCCGCGGTGGTTGCAAGTATCAGCTGCCATAGTCGGCAACGCACTGGAATGGTACGACTTCGGCATCTACGGCACGCTTGCCATCATCATTTCGCAAGTTTTTTTCCCGGATGCCGGCCTGTACTCCGGGTTGCTCCTGACGACCGCCACTTACGGAGCGGGATTCGTCACGCGACCGCTGGGCGGCATCGTCATCGGGATCTATGCGGACAAGCGCGGCAGAAAGGCGGCACTCCAGCTGATCGTCGCCTTGATGGCGGTGTCGATGCTGATTCTGGTGTTGACGCCATCCTATGCGACCATCGGCATAGCGGCGCCGATACTGGTTCTGGTCTCTCGCCTACTGCAAGGCCTCGCCTCCGGAGGCGAGTTCGCGTCCGCCACCGCTTACCTGGTGGAAGCCGCCCCGCCCCATCGAAAAGGCCTGTACGGGTCATGGCAGATGACCGGCCAGGCCATCGCGATGCTGCTCGGCGCAGTCTCCGCGCTCGTGCTGACGTCCGTATTCACCAAACAGCAACTCCTGGACGGGGCATGGCGGATTCCGTTCGCGCTCGGCTTGGTGATCGCACCGGTGGGCTGGTGGATTCGTCGGCATCTCGACGAGACCCACGAGCCGACCCAGGCTCGGTCGGCCGGAACGACCCTGGTCCTGCGCGAACTGTTCAGCCAGTTCCCCAGGGCTATCGCAGCCGCGCTCCTCCTCACCACCAGTGCCACTGCAGGCGTCTATGTGTTCATCAGCTACATGCCGACTTTTCTGAGCCGCGAACTGCACGTGCCGCTGTCCAGCTCGTTCACAGTCCAGTCGATCGCGCTCGTCGCGCTCACCTTGATGGCGCCGGTCACCGGATGGCTGTCCGACCGGTTTGGCCGGAAGCGCGTCATGCTCTCGACGATGATCCCGTTCACGATCCTCACCTATCCGATGTTCCATTGGGTGCAAAGCGCCCCGTCGCTCGCGCACATCGTGATCATCTACGTCGTGCTCAGCATTTTCTTCGGCGGTTTCCTCGGGCCCTTCACGACGGCGCTCGGCGAGCAGTTTCCCGCCGGCATCCGCTCTTCCGGCCTGGCAATCTGCTACAACCTCGCGGTCATGGTGTTCGGAGGGTTTGCCCCGTTCAATGTCACTTTGCTGATCCATGCAACGGGTCTGCCGCTGGCCCCGGTGCTGTATAGCGTGGCGGGCGGCGTGCTCGGCGTAGTCGGCTGCCTGCTCAGCACCCCGCCTTCCGCACGCGAGCAGCGCGATACGGCGCTGGTGGTCCCGTAA
- a CDS encoding c-type cytochrome has product MFASDQTLRRLLLASAIYAGTACTVFAQSVAKPSMHVGRSPTAEEIAGWDIDVVPDGTGLPIGHGTAAEGAAVFAMRCAACHGANGEGVSVPERGAFPRLVGGIGTLADDVPVKTVGSYWPYATGVFDYIRRAMPLTAPGSLTSNEVYALVAFILSRNGVIPAPAVMNEKTLPAVVMPNRDGFIRSAQSEKLARPRADGD; this is encoded by the coding sequence ATGTTCGCGTCTGACCAGACCCTGCGTAGGTTGCTGCTCGCGAGTGCGATATACGCGGGAACCGCGTGTACTGTATTCGCGCAGTCCGTTGCGAAGCCGTCGATGCATGTCGGCCGCAGCCCGACGGCCGAGGAGATCGCAGGATGGGATATCGATGTCGTACCCGACGGCACCGGGCTTCCGATCGGACATGGAACGGCGGCAGAGGGCGCCGCCGTATTTGCGATGCGGTGCGCGGCATGTCATGGCGCGAATGGGGAGGGCGTTTCTGTTCCGGAGCGAGGCGCATTTCCGCGGCTCGTTGGCGGCATCGGGACGCTGGCTGACGATGTGCCCGTGAAAACGGTCGGGAGTTATTGGCCATACGCAACCGGCGTGTTCGACTATATCCGGCGCGCGATGCCGCTGACGGCCCCGGGCTCGTTGACCAGCAACGAGGTCTACGCGCTCGTCGCGTTCATTCTGTCGCGCAACGGCGTGATTCCCGCACCTGCCGTGATGAATGAAAAGACGCTCCCTGCCGTGGTGATGCCAAACCGTGACGGCTTTATCCGTAGTGCGCAAAGCGAGAAGCTGGCGCGTCCGAGGGCTGACGGCGACTGA
- the soxC gene encoding sulfite dehydrogenase — translation MGDVGKISRRTALKNIASTALGASAALSVGTAHAGSESARGRNRAAGSQEPSEGTNVPPGRPAWMMAPGRGLTGYGTPSSYEKNVVRIPTTTTAIDLASWNFTPLQHLHGIVTPSGLHFERNHGGVPDIDPSQHRLLIEGMVKRPLMLTMDDLMRYPSVSRMHFIECSGNTSTEWRRPTGKTVQQTHGLLSCSEWTGVLLSTVLSDVGIDPKATWALAEGADAAAMDRSIPVRKLLDDAMLAYAQNGEMLRPSQGYPLRLLVPGYEGNMNIKWLRRLKFGAAPFETYEETAYYTELLKGGRARQFNFVMRAKSVITSPSGGMLLDKSGYREISGLAWSGEGKIRQVDVSTDGGRTWRRARLQEPVLSKCLTRFRLDWDWDGSPAILQSRCVDETGYEQPSMQSIIQARGVNSVYHLNGIQSWQVDRNGEVTNVRV, via the coding sequence ATGGGAGACGTGGGCAAGATCAGCAGGCGTACTGCATTGAAGAATATTGCATCGACCGCATTGGGCGCGAGCGCGGCGTTGAGCGTCGGCACTGCTCACGCAGGTTCGGAATCCGCACGTGGTCGGAATCGTGCAGCGGGGTCGCAAGAGCCCTCCGAGGGGACGAATGTGCCTCCCGGTCGCCCGGCCTGGATGATGGCACCGGGACGAGGGCTGACCGGATACGGCACGCCGTCTTCGTACGAAAAGAATGTCGTGCGCATTCCGACCACCACGACGGCAATCGACCTGGCCTCGTGGAACTTCACACCGTTACAACACCTTCACGGCATCGTGACGCCCAGCGGGCTGCATTTTGAACGCAACCACGGGGGCGTTCCGGACATCGACCCTTCGCAACACCGACTGCTGATCGAAGGGATGGTCAAGCGACCGCTGATGCTGACGATGGACGACCTGATGCGCTATCCGAGCGTCTCGCGCATGCATTTCATAGAATGTTCGGGCAATACGTCGACGGAATGGCGCAGGCCCACGGGCAAGACCGTCCAGCAAACGCATGGACTGCTCAGTTGCTCGGAATGGACCGGGGTTCTGCTTTCGACAGTGTTGAGCGATGTCGGGATCGACCCGAAAGCGACCTGGGCACTTGCCGAAGGGGCCGATGCGGCAGCGATGGATCGCAGCATTCCGGTGCGAAAGCTGCTCGACGATGCGATGCTTGCCTATGCGCAGAATGGCGAAATGCTGCGGCCGTCGCAGGGTTATCCGTTGCGACTGCTCGTGCCGGGCTACGAAGGCAACATGAACATCAAATGGTTGCGGCGTCTGAAATTCGGCGCTGCGCCGTTCGAGACCTACGAGGAGACCGCGTACTACACGGAATTGCTGAAAGGCGGGAGGGCCAGGCAGTTCAATTTCGTGATGCGGGCGAAGTCCGTCATCACGTCTCCTTCGGGCGGCATGCTGCTGGATAAGTCCGGGTACCGCGAGATCTCCGGTCTCGCATGGTCCGGGGAAGGAAAAATCCGGCAGGTCGATGTATCGACCGATGGCGGACGGACCTGGCGCCGTGCCCGGCTTCAGGAACCGGTGCTCTCGAAGTGCCTGACGAGATTCAGGCTCGACTGGGACTGGGATGGCTCACCGGCCATCCTGCAGAGTCGGTGCGTAGACGAGACGGGATACGAACAGCCGTCGATGCAGAGCATCATCCAGGCGCGCGGCGTGAATTCGGTTTATCACTTGAACGGCATCCAGAGCTGGCAGGTCGATCGCAACGGGGAGGTGACCAATGTTCGCGTCTGA
- a CDS encoding disulfide bond formation protein B, producing the protein MKRDGRNLRNIDVAALAGVCFVLIEAFYYQLVLGELPCAFCNLIRVGFMLFGSGLLLNMRFGVSAWNYVLSASGALIGGLISLLFMFAKAPPYTTPTGSAIFGLHMYTWSYIAFTVALMYCVVMLALHAPVATGNEQLAVGSPSIPRSIVIGVFVLLVGANLLSAFLQNGFHTFKAGGQKHYQMLYDGDVMKP; encoded by the coding sequence ATGAAACGTGACGGTCGAAATCTCCGGAATATCGATGTGGCCGCGCTTGCGGGTGTTTGTTTTGTCCTGATCGAGGCGTTTTACTATCAGCTCGTGCTCGGTGAACTGCCGTGCGCATTCTGCAATCTGATTCGCGTCGGATTCATGTTGTTCGGCAGCGGCCTGTTGCTGAACATGCGATTCGGGGTGAGCGCCTGGAACTACGTTCTCAGTGCATCCGGGGCCCTGATCGGCGGGCTGATCAGCCTGCTGTTCATGTTCGCGAAGGCCCCGCCGTACACGACCCCCACCGGATCGGCGATTTTCGGCCTGCATATGTACACATGGTCGTACATCGCCTTTACCGTCGCGCTGATGTATTGCGTGGTCATGCTGGCGTTGCACGCGCCGGTCGCCACGGGCAACGAACAACTGGCGGTTGGCTCGCCCTCCATTCCGCGATCGATCGTGATCGGCGTATTTGTCCTCCTGGTCGGTGCCAATCTGCTTTCCGCCTTTCTGCAGAATGGATTCCATACGTTCAAGGCGGGCGGACAAAAGCATTATCAGATGCTCTATGACGGGGACGTCATGAAACCGTGA
- a CDS encoding MFS transporter, whose translation MLSNKAVLALTDRPTRQRHVLAAILLAVLFFSYIDRVNVSILVVDPTFLAEMGIAGNAVQKGLLMTVFLIAYGVGNVVLSPLGDRIGARKAMALSIACWALSLLVGGMATAFMTILVSRAVLGMSEGLHFPMQSKYVKEWFPVSERGKANAVWQTGLSIAPALAMPLFTMIIQVSGWRSSFVILSALGLIPLALVWFMTTDTPRQHKKVNELELDHIEAGLQPGDGSPETGDSLAAGTRSFTRDYRFWLLVSYYSFHASIFWGTITWLPTYLKEAKGFSWGEMGVLSSLPWILAFVAKIASGYVCDRTGQRAPLIFVSMVVVSLGVLFGATLSNTVMATILLSLGIGALGFAFPPVWTMLQDIVPRNAIGIGSGLMNGLANGFSALAPTAIGFVIHMTGSYAYGLYFLVCCSAISALIMLFMTLKGR comes from the coding sequence ATGTTGTCGAACAAAGCGGTTCTGGCTCTGACCGACCGTCCGACGCGCCAACGTCATGTGTTGGCGGCGATTCTGCTCGCAGTCCTGTTTTTCTCTTATATAGACCGGGTCAACGTTTCGATCCTGGTCGTCGATCCGACATTTCTTGCGGAAATGGGCATCGCCGGTAATGCGGTGCAGAAGGGTCTCCTGATGACGGTGTTTCTGATCGCTTACGGTGTAGGGAACGTTGTTCTCAGCCCGCTCGGTGACAGGATCGGCGCACGCAAGGCGATGGCCTTGTCGATTGCGTGCTGGGCCCTGTCGTTACTGGTCGGCGGGATGGCGACTGCGTTCATGACGATTCTGGTGTCGCGGGCCGTGCTGGGCATGAGCGAGGGACTGCACTTTCCGATGCAGAGCAAGTATGTGAAGGAGTGGTTCCCGGTGTCCGAGCGAGGCAAGGCAAACGCGGTGTGGCAGACCGGGCTGTCGATTGCGCCGGCATTGGCGATGCCCTTGTTCACGATGATCATTCAGGTCAGCGGCTGGCGGTCGAGTTTCGTGATCCTGAGTGCGCTGGGGTTGATCCCGCTGGCTCTCGTCTGGTTCATGACGACGGATACGCCGCGACAGCACAAGAAAGTCAATGAGCTGGAACTCGACCATATCGAGGCGGGCCTCCAGCCTGGAGACGGTTCGCCGGAGACGGGTGACTCGCTCGCGGCGGGCACCCGGTCATTCACTCGCGACTACCGGTTCTGGCTTCTGGTTTCGTACTATTCCTTCCACGCGTCAATCTTCTGGGGGACGATTACGTGGTTGCCGACCTATCTCAAGGAGGCCAAGGGGTTCTCGTGGGGTGAGATGGGTGTCCTTTCGTCGTTGCCGTGGATTCTGGCGTTCGTCGCGAAAATCGCGTCGGGGTATGTCTGTGACAGGACCGGACAGCGGGCGCCCCTGATTTTCGTGTCAATGGTCGTTGTCAGCCTCGGCGTGCTGTTCGGCGCGACGTTGAGTAACACGGTGATGGCCACGATTCTGCTCTCACTTGGCATCGGGGCACTCGGTTTCGCTTTTCCGCCGGTCTGGACGATGCTGCAGGATATCGTGCCGCGCAATGCAATCGGCATCGGGTCCGGGCTGATGAATGGCCTCGCAAACGGATTTTCAGCGTTGGCGCCAACGGCGATCGGCTTCGTCATCCATATGACGGGATCGTATGCGTACGGCCTTTACTTCCTGGTCTGCTGCAGCGCAATCTCGGCACTCATCATGCTGTTCATGACGCTCAAGGGGCGCTGA
- a CDS encoding mandelate racemase/muconate lactonizing enzyme family protein, producing the protein MAKFNPVMVRVHTDAGISGIGEVGLAYGAGAKAAVGILRDFAPFVLGRDPMKVEALWELLFRTTYWGAGGGPVVYGGISAYDIALWDIRGQVMNQPVYQLLGGKTNDDLRTYASQLQFGWGDEYSQNVTPEQYAASARAALAEGYDAVKVDPLQIGRDGVKTGVAKINQKNYGILRYDDLQMGVERIAAIRDAVGPQVDIICEIHSLLGTNSAIQFARAIEPYNIFYYEEPVNPLNSKNFEKISANTHIPLSTGERSYTRWGYRELLEKQTLAVVQPDLCLVGGITEGKKICDMANIYDATVQVHVCGGPVSTAASLHLEAVIPNFVIHEHHTYALKSCVRELCVNDYQPHRGRFKVPDVPGLGQALNDEVVKDYLAYTIE; encoded by the coding sequence ATGGCGAAGTTCAATCCGGTCATGGTTCGCGTGCATACCGATGCGGGAATCAGCGGTATCGGCGAGGTAGGGCTTGCGTATGGTGCGGGCGCGAAAGCTGCCGTCGGGATTCTGCGCGATTTCGCCCCGTTCGTGCTGGGGCGCGATCCGATGAAGGTCGAGGCGCTGTGGGAGCTGTTGTTTCGAACCACCTACTGGGGTGCAGGCGGCGGGCCGGTCGTTTATGGCGGCATCAGTGCCTACGATATCGCGCTTTGGGATATCCGCGGCCAGGTCATGAACCAACCGGTGTATCAACTGCTTGGCGGCAAGACGAACGACGACCTTCGGACTTACGCGAGCCAGTTGCAGTTCGGCTGGGGCGACGAGTACTCGCAGAACGTGACGCCGGAGCAGTATGCGGCCAGCGCTCGGGCTGCTCTCGCAGAAGGCTATGACGCAGTGAAGGTGGATCCGCTGCAGATCGGCCGCGACGGCGTGAAAACGGGCGTTGCCAAAATCAACCAGAAAAACTACGGGATATTGCGTTACGACGATCTTCAGATGGGCGTCGAGCGCATCGCGGCAATTCGGGACGCGGTCGGGCCACAGGTCGACATCATCTGCGAGATTCATTCGCTGCTCGGTACGAATTCGGCAATTCAGTTCGCGCGCGCCATTGAGCCGTACAACATCTTCTACTATGAAGAGCCGGTGAACCCGCTGAACTCGAAGAATTTCGAGAAGATTTCCGCCAACACGCACATTCCGCTCTCAACCGGTGAGCGCTCCTATACGCGCTGGGGATACCGGGAACTCCTCGAAAAACAGACGCTGGCGGTCGTGCAGCCGGACCTGTGCCTGGTCGGCGGCATTACTGAGGGCAAGAAGATCTGCGACATGGCCAACATCTACGATGCAACGGTGCAGGTACATGTCTGCGGCGGCCCGGTGTCGACGGCTGCGTCGCTGCATCTGGAAGCAGTGATCCCGAACTTCGTCATTCACGAGCACCACACCTATGCGCTGAAGTCCTGTGTGCGTGAACTCTGCGTGAACGACTATCAACCGCATCGCGGGCGCTTCAAGGTTCCCGATGTGCCGGGACTGGGCCAGGCGCTCAACGACGAAGTGGTTAAAGACTATCTCGCCTATACGATCGAGTGA
- a CDS encoding D-2-hydroxyacid dehydrogenase — MKVAYLGSLARSLVAMELDNDPFEIMPADNASELAAMISDADVLVTTGPSYTKEIADVVGRSTRLQLIQLMSAGFENLVKYGFPPSAKVTNAADAWSIAVAEHAMMLVLALSKRIPDALFLQAARQWGRTYSDSSRSLYGKTIAIVGYGRIGRALAVRAKAFSMRTIGLNRAGEGDAFVDEIAEIVNFRTVVSQADVVVAAVPSTSETVGMFDREAFSRFKDGALFINVARGDIVNQTDLDDALRSGKLGGAAVDVTSPEPLPRSDPFWSTPNLIITPHVAGAVSDIVPDNIKDIVSENLRRLARGEKLKNLVSIS, encoded by the coding sequence ATGAAAGTGGCTTATCTTGGTTCGTTGGCGCGATCGCTGGTCGCGATGGAACTGGACAATGATCCGTTTGAAATCATGCCGGCCGACAACGCATCTGAGCTGGCCGCGATGATCTCCGATGCGGATGTGCTCGTCACGACCGGTCCGTCGTACACGAAGGAGATCGCAGACGTCGTCGGTCGATCCACGCGGCTACAGCTCATTCAGTTGATGTCCGCGGGGTTTGAGAATCTGGTGAAGTATGGTTTTCCGCCGAGCGCAAAAGTCACCAATGCTGCCGACGCTTGGTCGATTGCGGTGGCCGAGCATGCAATGATGCTCGTTCTCGCACTCAGCAAGCGCATTCCGGACGCATTGTTTCTGCAAGCGGCCCGGCAATGGGGGCGCACCTACTCGGACTCGTCGCGATCCCTTTACGGCAAGACGATCGCGATCGTCGGATACGGCAGGATCGGCAGGGCGCTGGCCGTTCGGGCCAAAGCATTCTCGATGCGCACCATTGGTTTGAATCGCGCGGGCGAGGGCGATGCCTTCGTCGACGAAATCGCGGAGATCGTGAACTTCCGAACGGTGGTTTCGCAGGCCGACGTCGTGGTCGCTGCGGTGCCGTCGACGTCGGAGACGGTCGGCATGTTCGACCGAGAGGCGTTCTCCCGGTTCAAGGATGGTGCGCTTTTCATCAACGTAGCGAGGGGAGACATCGTCAACCAGACCGATCTCGACGATGCGCTTCGTTCCGGGAAATTGGGCGGCGCGGCCGTCGATGTCACCAGCCCGGAGCCATTGCCTCGCAGCGATCCATTCTGGTCGACCCCGAACCTTATCATTACTCCGCATGTTGCAGGGGCCGTGTCGGATATCGTTCCTGACAATATTAAGGACATCGTCTCCGAGAATCTGAGAAGGCTCGCGAGAGGCGAGAAACTTAAGAACCTGGTATCTATAAGTTAG